A part of Miscanthus floridulus cultivar M001 chromosome 6, ASM1932011v1, whole genome shotgun sequence genomic DNA contains:
- the LOC136461769 gene encoding uncharacterized protein encodes MAAKAKTEPAAPATAAAAAGLGLASGEPPQQQQKKTVVVVAVDDSDHSYYALEWTVRHVAGAGGMAGGAADLVIVHAKPSPSSVVSFGGPGAGEAIRYVDADLRKMAEAVVDRARRVCVANSVHALIEVVEGEPRSVLCGAAEKHRADLLVVGSHGYGAIKRALLGSVSDYCAHHAHCSVMIVKQPKSK; translated from the exons ATGGCGGCGAAGGCTAAGACCGAGCCTGCAGCTccagccacggcggcggcggcagcgggttTGGGCCTGGCTTCAGGggagccgccgcagcagcagcagaagaagACGGTGGTGGTGGTCGCGGTGGACGACAGCGACCACAGCTACTACGCGCTGGAGTGGACGGTGCGGCACGTGGCGGGTGCCGGAGGCATGGCTGGCGGGGCCGCCGACCTCGTCATCGTCCACGCCAAGCCCTCGCCGTCCTCCGTCGTCAGCTTCGGCGGCCCCG GAGCCGGCGAGGCGATCAGGTACGTGGACGCCGACCTGCGCAAGATGGCGGAGGCCGTGGTCGACAGGGCGCGCCGCGTCTGCGTCGCCAACTCGGTGCACGCCCTCATCGAGGTGGTGGAAGGGGAGCCCCGGTCCGTGCTGTGCGGCGCGGCGGAGAAGCACCGCGCGGACCTGCTGGTGGTGGGCAGCCATGGGTACGGCGCCATCAAGAGGGCGCTGCTGGGGAGCGTCAGCGACTACTGCGCGCACCACGCGCACTGCTCCGTCATGATCGTCAAGCAGCCCAAATCCAAATGA
- the LOC136461772 gene encoding predicted GPI-anchored protein 58: MSSTAADVHPALPPIRTTPPAPEPAACSSAASSSTAPAPDAESVATLPSAEKQQGEADSEEAQHQQETEPTTPTSEGSQLRAPAECPPAPRKPAWAPPPSTPAKRKFPSSAAPSARRTFFPVARDLTTVFLALPPPKKRIRAG; encoded by the coding sequence ATGAGCTCCACGGCGGCCGACGTCCACCCTGCGCTGCCGCCGATCAGGACCACGCCACCGGCGCCGGAGCCCGCCGCCTGCTCCtcggcggcctcgtcgtcgacggcgccggcgccggacgCCGAGTCGGTGGCGACCTTGCCTTCGGCGGAGAAGCAGCAGGGGGAGGCCGACTCGGAGGAGGCCCAGCACCAGCAGGAGACGGAACCCACGACGCCGACGTCAGAGGGGAGCCAGCTGCGGGCGCCGGCCGAGTGCCCGCCGGCGCCGCGGAAGCCTGCGTGGGCGCCTCCGCCGTCGACGCCCGCCAAGCGCAAGTTCCCGTCCTCCGCGGCGCCGTCGGCGCGCCGGACCTTCTTCCCCGTCGCGCGCGACCTCACCACCGTGTTCCTCGCCCTGCCGCCGCCCAAGAAGCGGATCCGCGCGGGCTGA